Part of the uncultured Anaeromusa sp. genome is shown below.
CACTACGTCATGTGCCTGGCGCCGATCGGTATCTTTGCCATGATCGCCTTTACGGTTGGCAAATTCGGCTTAGGCATGCTGATTCCGTTGATGAAACTGATCGGCTCGTTGTATTTCGCTCTGGCTCTGTTCCTCTTCTTGGTCTTCCTGATGGCGACGATCATCTTCCGGATCAATTTCTTCCAGTTGCTGCGGGCTATTAAGGATCCGCTCATGCTGGCCTTCTCGACGGCTTCCAGCGAGGCGGCTCTGCCGTCGGCGATGGAAAAATTGGAGAAATTCGGCGTTCCTCGTCACATCATCACCTTTGTACTGCCTACAGGCTATACGTTTAACCTGGACGGCTCCACCCTTTACAGCGCCTTGGCGGTTGTATTTATCGCCCAGGTGTACGGCATTGATTTCCCGCTTGAAACTCAGTTGCTGATGGTTATCACCTTGATGCTTTCCACAAAAGGCATCGCCGCTGTTCCTGGCGCTTCCCTCATCGTTATCGCCGGTACTGCTGCTGCGTTTGGCCTGCCTGTTGAAGGCATCGCCATCATCCTCGGCGTGGACCGCATTCTCGACATGGCTCGTACCGCCTGCAACCTGGTAGGTAACTGCGTAGCCGCTGTTGTTGTGGCCCGTTGGGAAAACGAGCTGCCTGACGAAGTGTTGAAAGTAGCTTACACGAAAAATTATAGCGAGTAAGTTCCTGTAAAAAAGGAATTTACCAACTTTATCACGAAAAAAGATGTGGACAAGAGACCCGTAAGGGGTCTCTGGCCACATCTTTTTTATGCAAAACAAGAGACGGAACGCAAACGAAGCAGGGATTTTGAGCAGGAGTAGATGGAGGGTGCTAGGGAGCTGCTGAGTTAATTAGTAGTCCTTGTAGGAGGAAGAATGTTAGGAACGTCTTATTTGTCCTTGTGGCAAACTATGCTGCTTGTGACAACTTTCTTTGCCCTTGGCGGCATGATTACAGTGCACCCTTTCAACAGCCCCTTTCAGCTGTCTTTTGCACCGGTGATTTTCAGCTCTCTTTTGATGTATTTTCGCCGTCTTTCCGTGGAATATACCGCTTTTTTCGGCAGTATTGTCATGGTCATTTTACGGGTAGTAACTGATGTCTCTACCTCCAATATGGAGCTCATGGAAATTCTGCTGGAACGAGCGCCAACTTTTTTCTTTTATATTATTTACTCCATTGGTTTTAATTTGACCCGGGTGCGGGAGCAACGGGACAATGTGCTGATGACGGTCATGCTGCTGACCATTTGCGACGGCTTTTCCAATGCAGCGGAGCTGGCCATGCGGGGCGAACTTTTTAGCCGGCCGGCGGATGTTACTTTCGGCATCTTAGCGGGCGTAGCCATTGCCAGGGCGGTGATGGCGGTGTTCATCTGCTACGGTCTGCGGGAAGCCCAGGCGGTGGCGCTGGCGGAAGAACAGGTGGCCCACTATAATGAGTTGACACTCCTTATTGCGCAGCTCAAAGCGGAACTGTTTTACTTGCGCAAGTCTTCAAGGGACATTGAGCAGGTTATGGTGGATAGCTACGGCTTGTATCAGGAGATGCAGAACTGCCAATGCCGGGAGCAGGAACGTCATCTGTTGGTAGCGGATCAGGCTTTGGCTATTGCTCGTAATATTCACGAAGTAAAAAAAGATTATCAGAGGGTTGTGGCAGGCATTGAGAAGGTGCTGGAACCATCCGAAGGCGATCGTAAGAGCCTCTTGTCAGGCATTTTTCAGCTGATTGAGCAAAATGCCAGGCGGGTGCTGGCGCAGCGCGGCGCCGACGTTTCTTTGCAGTTCGAATGCCGCCAGGATTTTTGGACGGATCAGCACTATGTCATTGTGTCGATTTTAAATAATCTACTGATTAACGCCATTGAAGCCTGCGGTGACAAAGGGGCGATTCAAGTTAGCGAATCCATAGAAAAAGATACGGTTATTTTTGAAGTGCAGGACAGTGGCTGCGGCATTGCCGAGGCGGATCGGGAGCTTATTTTTCAACCGGGCTATTCGACCAAGTTTGATCGGCGTACTGGCGCCATGTCCACCGGCTTGGGCTTGTCTCATGTACAGAATCTGACGAAGCTTCTGGGAGGCCAAGTGGTGGTGACATCCGGCGAGAACGGAGGAACTCATTTTTATATTTCCATTCCCACTGTGCGGTTGATTGCCTGAGGGGTGCGACAAAAAGGATAAAGGTGGCGAAACGATGACATTGCGTTTGGTGATTGTAGACGACGATGCAGGGGTGCGCCGTATTTTGAAAAATATTATTGCCGAGTACCGCTTGGGAACGGTTCTGGGCGAGTGCAGCGACGGTCTTTCTGCGGAACGAGTAATTGCGGACTTTCAGCCGGATCTGGCGCTGGTGGACTTGCTGCTTCCAGGTCAGGACGGTTTGACTCTGATTGATCATGTAAGCCCTTCTCTACCCAACACGACGTTTATTATGATTTCCCAAAGTGAGAGCCAGCAAATGATTACGAAGGCGTACGAACGAGGCGTCAGCTTTTTCATTCGCAAACCCATCAATGTGGTGGAAGTGGTAAAGGTTATTGAGCGGGTGGCGGAAAGTCAGCGGCTGCGGCAAGCTTTATCATTGATTTCTGAAACGGCGATCCGTATTACCGGGCCGGTGCACGGAGCCCATGGGGAAAACGCCGAAAACACGCTGCGTTCTCGTGTGTATCGCAGCTTTTCCGATATAGGTATTTTGGGCGAGACCGGTGCGAAAACGATCTTTCAGATGATTGAGCATATTGCGCCCCTTTTGGCGGATGGTACCAGCGAGTACCAGTTGAGTGACATGTACCAGCAAATTTCGGAAAAAACTTCTACTGATACCAAAACCATAGAGCAGCGCGTCCGGCGGACGATTACCAAAGCGTTGCAGAATATGGCGAATCTGGGCGCGGAAGACTATGATAATGAAAAATTCCAGACCTATAGCACAGCCCTTTTTGACTTTAAGGAAGTGCGCCAGGAAATGAACTATATTCAAGGAAAAAGTCCGTATCACGGAAAAATCAGCGTACGCAAGTTTTTAGAGGGACTTATCTATTTGGCTCAGGATTAGGAATTCTATACTGAATTTCGCATAAGGCGATTCCCATTTCTTTTTTTGTAGGGCAGGATTTGCCGGAAGACAGCGCGAAGGAGACAAAACAACCGCAATCTTGTGCAAGGAGGGGACTGGTATGGAAACCGCAGGCAAGACGATTATCCGAGAAGAGGTATTTGCACAGTTGGCGCTGGGCGCCATGGAGAAGCTGGAGGTTGTGCCGGTGGCGGCAGCTGAGGGGACGCTGCTGGAAAAGGCCAAGGCGCTTTTGAGCCGCATGGGCCCCCGGATTGTGGTAAAAAAAGATGAAGAAAACCGGACGGTGGTTCTGGAGCTAGGCATTGCCGTACCTTATGGCACGTTTATTCCAGAGGTGGCTTCCCGCATTCGTCGGCAGGTGGCCGAAGAAATTCGCCAGGTTACCTGTTGGGAAGTGGAGCGCATTGATGTGCTTGTGGAACGCTTGCTTTTCCCGGCGACGCCGGGAAAAGAAGATTGGCCCGAATGGCCGCCGGTTATGTAGATACTAAGGAGGCGTATGATGGAACAGGGCGTAAAACCTACAGTGGGATTTATCGGCATTGGCGTGATGGGCAAAAGCATGGCTGGGCATTTGCTGGCGGCGGGCTATCCTTTAGTGGTCTATAACCGGACGAAAGCGAAAGCAGAAGCGCTGCTGGCGCAGGGCGCCTCTTGGGCCGAATGTCCAGGGGCGGTGGCTAAAGCCTGTGATGTGGTCATTACGATGGTTGGCTATCCTAAGGATGTGGAAGAGACCTATTTAGGAGAAAACGGTTTAATTGCTAAAGGGCGCCAGGGGGCGTTGTTTATTGACATGACGACTTCTAGTCCGGCTTTGGCCCGACGTATTGCCGCCGCGGCCAAGGATGCCGGCATGGCATCCTTAGATGCGCCGGTGTCGGGGGGCGATGTTGGCGCTCGCGAAGCGCGGCTGGCTATTATGGTTGGCGGTGAGAAGGCTGACTTTGAACGGGCCAAGCCTATTTTTGATTTGCTGGGCACGAATGTGGTTCATCAAGGCGAGGCAGGCGCAGGGCAGCATACAAAAATGTGCAACCAGATCGTCATTGCTGGGAATATGGTTGGCGTGTGCGAAGCGTTAGCTTATGCTAAGACCGCCGGCTTGGATCCGGCGAAGGTCTTGGGCGTCATTGGCAGCGGCGCTGCCGGCAGCTGGTCGCTGAGCAATTTGGGACCGCGTATGCTGGACGGCGATTTTGTGCCCGGGTTTTATGTGAAGCATTTTATTAAGGATATGACGATCGCCTTGGAAGAGGCGGCGGCTATGGGCTTAGAGACGCCCGGGCTGGCTTTGACCAAGTCCCTGTATGAGCGCTTAGCGGCGCTGGGCGAAGCCGATAGCGGTACGCAGGCTTTATACAAACTATATGTGAGGGAGGATGTGCCATGTTGAAGGAATTAGTAGCGAAATCACGCAGTTACCGCCGTTTTGACGAAGCGGTGAAAATCAGTCGGCAGACGCTGGTGGGTCTGGTGGATTTGGCTCGTCTTTCTCCGTCAGGCGCGAATATGCAGCCGCTGAAGTTTTACGTGTCGGCGGATGCGGAAAAAAATGAGAGCATTTTTCCTACCCTTGGCTGGGCGGGATATTTAAAAGAGTGGGCCGGCCCGGAAGCAGGCGAACGTCCCACAGGCTATATTTTGGTTCTCAAGGACAAAGGCATTGCGCATGTGGCTGGCATTGATCACGGCATTGCCGCGCAAAGCATCATGCTCGGCGCTGTGGAAAAAGGCTTAGGCGGCTGCTTTATCGGCAATATAGACCGGCCGCGCTTGTTTCAAGTCACCGGCTTGTCGCCGGATGATTATGAAATTCTGCTGGTGCTGGCTTTAGGCAAGCCGATAGAACAGGTTGTTGTAGATGACATCAATGAAAACAGCGATGTGAAATATTGGCGTGACGCTTCCGGCGTGCATCATGTGCCTAAACGGACGCTGCAAGAGTTGGTGGTCGGCTGATGATTTGGTATGTGATTGCAGCGCTTTTAAGCGCAGGGGTGTATGGTTTTGGCGGAGAAATCGGCTTGACTCCTATGTTAAAATGGATCGCTATCGGCTTGCTATGGGGCGCAGCTGCGCACTTTGCAGGGCGCGGCAAGGAGGGGTATTATCATAAAAAGTGGTATAAGCTTTTTTAAGCTCATTCTTTTAGTTGGTTTGTTGTGCCTAACAGGAGGCGGAGCGGCGATGGCTGCACCGCCTCCTCCTGCCGTTATAGCCGAAGCGGCGGTGGTGGTAGACGGAGCCAGCGGGAAAACATTGTTTGCCAAGAACGCCGATAAGGTGATGTATCCAGCAAGTACGACCAAGATTATGACTTGCTTGGTGGCTTTGGAACGGGGAAACTTAGACAGCGTGGTGACCGTTGGCTGGCGGGCCGCCCGCACGGACGGCTCCTCGCTGGATTTGCGCGCCGGCGATAAGCTGAAGCTGCGGGAATTGCTTACAGGGATGATGGTTGTTTCCGGCAATGATGCCGCAGAGGCTGTGGCGGAACATGTTGGCGGCGGCTCTCGGTCTCGCTTTATTCAATGGATGAATGAGAAGGCGGAATCCCTAGGCATGTCCAAAACACATTTCAGCAATCCTCATGGGTTGCCGGATCCAGTCAACCACTTCACAACGGCGGAGGATTTGGCCAAGCTGACCTTGGCGGCGCGGCAAGAACCGGAATTCCGGCGCATTGTAGCGACGAATGAACGGAATGTTATCTTTTTGAACCGTCGGCCGGTGTTTGTGCGCAACACCAATCGCTTGTTACGGACTTTTCCTGGGGCGGACGGCGTGAAGACCGGTTATACCGATGCTGCTGGCGAATGCCTGGTGGCTTCCGCCACTCGTCAAGGAAAATCCGTGGTAACCGTGATTCTCAACAGTGATTTGCGTTGGGAAGAGGCTAAATATTTACTGGAGTACGGCTTTGCTTCACTTTAAAAGCAGAGGGATAGATGATGAATAACCTGTTGGAAGTAAAAAAATTAAGCGTAACGATAGGCGGGAAAGCACTATTGCAGGATATTTCTTTTGCCGTAGCGGCCGGGGACAGTGTGGCGGTGGCCGGTCCGTCCGGCTGCGGCAAGTCGACTCTCTTGCGCACCTTGTGTCTTTTGACGCCTCCTAGCGGCGGCGAAGTATTTTTTGCAGGCAAGGAGTTTCGCAGTTATTTGCCGCCGGATTTGCGGCGGCGTATTGGCTATGTGCCGCAAAAAGCCGTACTTTTTGGTAAAACCGTGGAGGAAGACTTGGCGTATCCCTTTCAAATTGCCAAGCAAAAACCGGATGAGGGTCGGATGAAAAAGTTGTTGGCGGCCGTAGGGCTGGCTGCGGCTTTTTTTAGCGCTAAAACCGAGACTCTGTCCGGCGGCGAGGCGCAGCGGGTGGCGCTGGTGCGCTCGCTGCTGGCGCAGCCGCAGGTGCTGTTGCTGGATGAAAGCACGTCCGCCTTGGATGTGGCGGCGACGGCGCAGGTGGAAGCACTGCTGCAGCAGCTGCGCAGCGAGGAGGGGTTAACCCTTTTGTGGGTGTCCCACCAGGAGGCGCAGGTGCGGCGCATGGCGTCGCGCGTGCTGGGGCTGCGCAGCGGTGAGGCGGTATTTTGGGATCGCGTAGAGAAGTGGCCTGCAGGAGGTGTGGTATGAGCAATGAAGCGCTGATTTTGTCATACGGCCTGATTTTGCTGGCCATGGCTTTGTCGCAGCGGGAAAAGCTGGGCTTGAGCAAGGAGATGTTGATTGGCAGCCTGCGGGCGGTGGTGCAGCTGGTGGCAATCGGCATGGTGCTGTCCTTTTTGTTTGAAGCCGACCATCCCGCGCTGACGACGCTGCTTTTGTGCGTCATGCTTTATACAGCGTCCGGCGTGTCAGCCCAACGCGGCAAGGATGTGCCGGGGGCCAGGCGGATTGCCTGCATTTCCATTGCGATATCCATGGTGGTCACTTTAGGGACGTTGGTGCTTTGCGGCGCTATTACCTATCGTCCCAGCGAAGTGGTGCCTGTCGGCGGCATGGTGGCAGGACAGTCCATGGTGGCTGTGGGACTGTTATTGCGGACCTTGGCCGGATCTTTTGCTTCGCGCCGAGCGGAAGTAGAAGCTCGGTTGGCCTTAGGAGCGGCGCCCAAAGAAGCGGCGGCCGTTCTTATTCGCGACAGTCTGCATACCGCTAGCGCTCCTATGGTAGATGCTATGAAAACGGTAGGTTTAGTGCAGCTTCCAGGTATGATGACCGGCCTAATTCTGGCGGGAGTGGCGCCGACAGAAGCGATAAAATATCAAATCATGGTGACCTTTATGCTCACCGGCGCCGTGGTGACGGCTTCCTATGCGGCTGCGTACCAGGCGTATCAAGGGTTTTTCGGATTGTACGGATCGGTGCGGCAAGGAACCGGCGATTGAAAGCAAAAGGGTACTCTTGGGACGGAGGATGGATTGACAGAAGGGGTCTTTATGAGAGAAAATAATAAGATAGGTGCAGTATTTCCTGAATATGTACTTGTGGCAAGGAGCTTAAAGGAATGAATGACATCTTTCTTTCTTTCGTATCCTATTTATGGAGCATAGGGATTAAAAGTAATGTGGAGGTTCTTGCAGTTGTGCTGCTTCCGGAAGTGGCTTTGTTGGGACTTATTTATTTTATTTTTATGCATGTAGAAGAATTGGGGTTGGCTGCTTTTTGGGAACAGGAGCAACGCTTGCTGGGAGAGCGCTTAGCGCGCTATAATCTTCAGCATGACCGGCGATTGCGCGAATTGAACCGTCCTCAAGGCGAAGACGCGGCTGCAAAGCCTCAAGGGGACGCGGCAGGCGCCGCCTATACGCAGGATCAGCTTGTTAAGGATGTAGTTGGTTATCTGCGCGATGAGGAAAGCAAGTAAAGGAGGGCTTCGTAAAGGATGGAAAAGAAAACGTACATACGCTGGCTATGCACGGTGATGACTGTGTTTTGCTTTGTGGCTGCCTTGCCGGCGGCGGCTTGGGCGAAAACCATCTTGTTTGTGCCGCAGGATGATCGGCCGGTGAGTTTTAGAGAGGCTGTAGAAACAGCGCAGGCTGCTGGTTTTGAGGTGTTGACGCCGCCGGCAGAGTTGCTGGCCAGCCGGGGACGCGAAGGCAACCCCGAAGCGGTTTGGGACTGGGTGATGGCTAACGGCAGAACCGTGGACGCCATGGTGTTGTCGGCGGATACGCTGGTTTACGGCGGCTTGGTAGATTCGCGCATTCATCATCTCGGACCTGATTTGCTTTGGGCGCGGCAGACGCGCTTTGACAAGCTGAAAAAACTCAACCCAACGGCGCGGCAATATGTGTTTGCGACGATTATGCGGACACCGCGCATGACTGCCGGCGGCGTGGAGCCTTCTTACTATGAGAAGCATGGTCCTAATATTTTTGAGCTGACGGTTTTACTGGACAAGGAAGATGTTTTGGGCCTGACAAGCGAAGAAAAGCGTCAGTTGAAAAAGTTGAAAGAAACCATTCCTAAGGATGCATTAGAAGATTGGTTTTCGCGGCGGGATAAGAATTTTCAGATTAACCAAATTTTTGTAGATAAAACCATTAAGGGCGATATTCAATATCTGCTGCTGGGACGAGATGACACCGCACCCTTTTCCCAAACGCACAAAGAAGCCAGACTGCTGGTGAAGCAGGCGGCGCAGCTGCCGGCTAGCCGTTTTGCCTCGTTTCCTGGAGCTGATCAACTGGGCATGCTGCTGTTGACCCGCGCAATTAACGACTTGGAGCATCGCGTACCAGTGGTTTCGGTGCAATATGCTTTGGGCAAGGGTCCTAAATCGCTGCCAACCTATGAGGATCAGCCTATTGGCAAGA
Proteins encoded:
- a CDS encoding cation:dicarboxylase symporter family transporter, with the protein product MAEEKKSGGIGLTTQIFLGLILGVIFGYLFPSYGEQLKPIGDIFIRMIKMIVVPLIFSSLIMGIAGTGDFKKLGRLGAKSILWFELATTVALFVGLLVVNVFEPGVGVQIVSSDPSAAAAAAKKSINMMDMLIKIVPTNAVDAAARGDMLQIIVFSCFFGVATAAMGEKGKPVLQVATSIAEVMFKFTHYVMCLAPIGIFAMIAFTVGKFGLGMLIPLMKLIGSLYFALALFLFLVFLMATIIFRINFFQLLRAIKDPLMLAFSTASSEAALPSAMEKLEKFGVPRHIITFVLPTGYTFNLDGSTLYSALAVVFIAQVYGIDFPLETQLLMVITLMLSTKGIAAVPGASLIVIAGTAAAFGLPVEGIAIILGVDRILDMARTACNLVGNCVAAVVVARWENELPDEVLKVAYTKNYSE
- a CDS encoding sensor histidine kinase encodes the protein MLGTSYLSLWQTMLLVTTFFALGGMITVHPFNSPFQLSFAPVIFSSLLMYFRRLSVEYTAFFGSIVMVILRVVTDVSTSNMELMEILLERAPTFFFYIIYSIGFNLTRVREQRDNVLMTVMLLTICDGFSNAAELAMRGELFSRPADVTFGILAGVAIARAVMAVFICYGLREAQAVALAEEQVAHYNELTLLIAQLKAELFYLRKSSRDIEQVMVDSYGLYQEMQNCQCREQERHLLVADQALAIARNIHEVKKDYQRVVAGIEKVLEPSEGDRKSLLSGIFQLIEQNARRVLAQRGADVSLQFECRQDFWTDQHYVIVSILNNLLINAIEACGDKGAIQVSESIEKDTVIFEVQDSGCGIAEADRELIFQPGYSTKFDRRTGAMSTGLGLSHVQNLTKLLGGQVVVTSGENGGTHFYISIPTVRLIA
- a CDS encoding response regulator, coding for MTLRLVIVDDDAGVRRILKNIIAEYRLGTVLGECSDGLSAERVIADFQPDLALVDLLLPGQDGLTLIDHVSPSLPNTTFIMISQSESQQMITKAYERGVSFFIRKPINVVEVVKVIERVAESQRLRQALSLISETAIRITGPVHGAHGENAENTLRSRVYRSFSDIGILGETGAKTIFQMIEHIAPLLADGTSEYQLSDMYQQISEKTSTDTKTIEQRVRRTITKALQNMANLGAEDYDNEKFQTYSTALFDFKEVRQEMNYIQGKSPYHGKISVRKFLEGLIYLAQD
- a CDS encoding Asp23/Gls24 family envelope stress response protein, with the protein product METAGKTIIREEVFAQLALGAMEKLEVVPVAAAEGTLLEKAKALLSRMGPRIVVKKDEENRTVVLELGIAVPYGTFIPEVASRIRRQVAEEIRQVTCWEVERIDVLVERLLFPATPGKEDWPEWPPVM
- a CDS encoding NAD(P)-dependent oxidoreductase, whose translation is MMEQGVKPTVGFIGIGVMGKSMAGHLLAAGYPLVVYNRTKAKAEALLAQGASWAECPGAVAKACDVVITMVGYPKDVEETYLGENGLIAKGRQGALFIDMTTSSPALARRIAAAAKDAGMASLDAPVSGGDVGAREARLAIMVGGEKADFERAKPIFDLLGTNVVHQGEAGAGQHTKMCNQIVIAGNMVGVCEALAYAKTAGLDPAKVLGVIGSGAAGSWSLSNLGPRMLDGDFVPGFYVKHFIKDMTIALEEAAAMGLETPGLALTKSLYERLAALGEADSGTQALYKLYVREDVPC
- a CDS encoding nitroreductase family protein, with protein sequence MLKELVAKSRSYRRFDEAVKISRQTLVGLVDLARLSPSGANMQPLKFYVSADAEKNESIFPTLGWAGYLKEWAGPEAGERPTGYILVLKDKGIAHVAGIDHGIAAQSIMLGAVEKGLGGCFIGNIDRPRLFQVTGLSPDDYEILLVLALGKPIEQVVVDDINENSDVKYWRDASGVHHVPKRTLQELVVG
- a CDS encoding D-alanyl-D-alanine carboxypeptidase family protein, translating into MAAPPPPAVIAEAAVVVDGASGKTLFAKNADKVMYPASTTKIMTCLVALERGNLDSVVTVGWRAARTDGSSLDLRAGDKLKLRELLTGMMVVSGNDAAEAVAEHVGGGSRSRFIQWMNEKAESLGMSKTHFSNPHGLPDPVNHFTTAEDLAKLTLAARQEPEFRRIVATNERNVIFLNRRPVFVRNTNRLLRTFPGADGVKTGYTDAAGECLVASATRQGKSVVTVILNSDLRWEEAKYLLEYGFASL
- a CDS encoding ATP-binding cassette domain-containing protein; this translates as MMNNLLEVKKLSVTIGGKALLQDISFAVAAGDSVAVAGPSGCGKSTLLRTLCLLTPPSGGEVFFAGKEFRSYLPPDLRRRIGYVPQKAVLFGKTVEEDLAYPFQIAKQKPDEGRMKKLLAAVGLAAAFFSAKTETLSGGEAQRVALVRSLLAQPQVLLLDESTSALDVAATAQVEALLQQLRSEEGLTLLWVSHQEAQVRRMASRVLGLRSGEAVFWDRVEKWPAGGVV
- the fetB gene encoding iron export ABC transporter permease subunit FetB, translating into MSNEALILSYGLILLAMALSQREKLGLSKEMLIGSLRAVVQLVAIGMVLSFLFEADHPALTTLLLCVMLYTASGVSAQRGKDVPGARRIACISIAISMVVTLGTLVLCGAITYRPSEVVPVGGMVAGQSMVAVGLLLRTLAGSFASRRAEVEARLALGAAPKEAAAVLIRDSLHTASAPMVDAMKTVGLVQLPGMMTGLILAGVAPTEAIKYQIMVTFMLTGAVVTASYAAAYQAYQGFFGLYGSVRQGTGD
- a CDS encoding DUF4127 family protein, producing MEKKTYIRWLCTVMTVFCFVAALPAAAWAKTILFVPQDDRPVSFREAVETAQAAGFEVLTPPAELLASRGREGNPEAVWDWVMANGRTVDAMVLSADTLVYGGLVDSRIHHLGPDLLWARQTRFDKLKKLNPTARQYVFATIMRTPRMTAGGVEPSYYEKHGPNIFELTVLLDKEDVLGLTSEEKRQLKKLKETIPKDALEDWFSRRDKNFQINQIFVDKTIKGDIQYLLLGRDDTAPFSQTHKEARLLVKQAAQLPASRFASFPGADQLGMLLLTRAINDLEHRVPVVSVQYALGKGPKSLPTYEDQPIGKSIVDQIVSAGGIVLPQPQKPDLVLAVHTSPDGHTDEAEWVTNITYASAGTKQFVANVAKELARGQAVAIGNISFVNGSDNSLMQELSDQKLLGKLTAYSGWNTPSNTLGFAISQGMLAPQMTTTSRQKLLAERYLDDWAYQANIRSQLNREIVYAKGGSLVQLDALEGELTVAAQKKLREFAKQYLDFLQPEQVQVNFPWNRMFEIDVRITPPQK